The sequence GTAATATCTTTTCCTGATAGATTCTCAAATAAAAAAAAATAAATCTATCTTTTTTCTTTTGATACTAAAAAATATAATTTTCCTATATGTTTCATGTGTCCGGCAGCTATTTCAGAGTATTCTCCATTTCCCCAAAAAAAATCTACTCTGCCTGGCCCTTTGATAGCTCCACCAGTATCCTGGTTTAAAACAATACGTCCAAAATCAGTCCATTCAGTTATTTCTTTTGTATCGTTAACTATTGGTTTTTTTGTTTCAACATAAGCAAGGGCTGCATCCGGAAAAATTTTTCTATCAAGGGCTATAGATCTTCCACTTGTTATTTTTTCTCCAAGGCATCCAAAAGGACCATCAGTATTTTTACTAAAAAAAATGTAGCTCGGATTATAAGATAATACTGCCTTAATTTTATCAGGATTATATTGTAAGTATTCCCTTATTTTTTGCATAGACATTTCTGATACTGGGATAGATCCATTATCAATTAATAATTTTCCAATACTTTTATAAGGCTGCCCATTTGAAATTTGATAATTAATATTAAACACGTCTCCATTTTGAAGACGAATCTTTCCAGAACCTTGTATTTGAAGAAAAAAAAGACCTATTTGATCTTTCACCCATGCGATCACTTCAGCTTTATTTTCTAATGCGCCTCCGTATTCAATCTGGAATCTATCATGATAAGGTTCCACTTTTTTATTTGCACACCTTCCGATTAATGCTCTGCCTTTGTATTCAGGAATAAAACGGGAAAGGTCTATAGTTACAAGGTCATTAGGGCAAGCATAAACTGGGAATTTGTATTCATCATTTCTTTCAAAATTTCCTTCCAATATTGGTTCATAATATCCAGTAAATAGCATTTCCTTTGAGTTATCATTGCCTGTTGACTGGTAAATATAAAAATTTTTTTTAATAAAGCTGTTCAGTTCCTCGTTGGAAGGCCTATTTTTAATGAAGCTTAAAAAATATTCCAATGAGCCTATCAAATAACCAGTATCATATTTGTCTGGCCCAAAGTGAAACATTCTTTCAGAGGAGAGTTTTTTTAAGTAAGAAATACTTCTTAAAATGGCTTCTTCTAAATATTCATATTTTATATCATCTGTAACTATAGGATATTTTTCTGAT is a genomic window of Desulfobacterales bacterium containing:
- a CDS encoding MltA domain-containing protein → MRKLKIFLSTLICILILSICSCQKTGVIDSKKIYIEKIKSEKYPIVTDDIKYEYLEEAILRSISYLKKLSSERMFHFGPDKYDTGYLIGSLEYFLSFIKNRPSNEELNSFIKKNFYIYQSTGNDNSKEMLFTGYYEPILEGNFERNDEYKFPVYACPNDLVTIDLSRFIPEYKGRALIGRCANKKVEPYHDRFQIEYGGALENKAEVIAWVKDQIGLFFLQIQGSGKIRLQNGDVFNINYQISNGQPYKSIGKLLIDNGSIPVSEMSMQKIREYLQYNPDKIKAVLSYNPSYIFFSKNTDGPFGCLGEKITSGRSIALDRKIFPDAALAYVETKKPIVNDTKEITEWTDFGRIVLNQDTGGAIKGPGRVDFFWGNGEYSEIAAGHMKHIGKLYFLVSKEKR